A genomic stretch from Empedobacter stercoris includes:
- a CDS encoding SIR2 family NAD-dependent protein deacylase, whose protein sequence is MKKKLVVLTGAGISAESGLSTFRDANGLWENHDIMEVASIDGYLRNPKLVQDFYNQRRKQLFEVEPNAAHFFLKELEQDFDVSIITQNVDDLHERAGSSKVIHLHGELRKARSEKNEKLIVDWNNEIKLGDLAEDGNQLRPHIVWFGEMVPEIENAIDEVLTADILMIIGTSMQVYPAASLKDYAKPNVPIIYLDPSDSYTDSSIIHIKKKATESLDDLKTILNKF, encoded by the coding sequence ATGAAAAAGAAATTGGTGGTTTTAACGGGAGCAGGAATTAGTGCCGAAAGTGGATTATCTACTTTTAGAGATGCAAACGGATTGTGGGAAAATCACGATATTATGGAGGTTGCTTCTATTGATGGTTACCTTAGAAATCCGAAATTGGTTCAAGATTTTTACAATCAACGTCGCAAACAATTGTTCGAAGTTGAACCAAATGCAGCGCATTTTTTTCTAAAAGAGTTAGAACAGGATTTTGATGTTTCGATTATCACTCAGAATGTAGACGATTTGCATGAGAGAGCTGGTTCTTCTAAAGTGATTCATTTACATGGTGAGTTAAGAAAAGCACGTAGCGAAAAAAACGAAAAGTTGATTGTTGATTGGAATAACGAAATCAAACTTGGCGATTTAGCAGAAGACGGAAATCAGCTTCGTCCGCATATTGTGTGGTTTGGAGAAATGGTTCCTGAAATAGAAAATGCAATTGATGAGGTTTTGACAGCAGATATTTTGATGATTATTGGAACATCGATGCAAGTATATCCCGCTGCTTCGCTCAAAGATTATGCAAAACCAAATGTTCCAATTATTTATCTTGATCCTTCAGATTCTTATACCGATTCTTCAATTATTCATATCAAGAAAAAAGCAACAGAAAGCTTAGATGATTTAAAAACTATTTTGAATAAATTTTAG
- a CDS encoding acyl-CoA dehydrogenase family protein, producing MSTNPNRLIGGQYLIKDASFNDIFTYEDLSEEQQMILQSAKEFIDKEVVPNKHKIEKKDYALIEELMRKIGELGLLGISVPEEYGGMGMGFVTTMLVCDYISGATGSLATAFGAHTGIGTMPITLYGTEEQKQKYLPKLATGEWFASYCLTEPEAGSDANSGKTKAVLSEDGKEYIITGQKMWITNAGFADLFIVFARIDEDKNITAFIVEKDKAGAGFSLGEEEDKLGIVSSSTRQVFFNEVRVPVENLLGERNGGFKIAMNALNVGRIKLGAACLDAQRRILDYSLQYAAERKQFNTSINTFGAIKEKLADMAVSAFTSEAGAYRAAKDVEDAIEDNIAKGMPHNEAELKGIEEYAIEASILKVWISDAAQVSADQGIQIYGGMGYSKEMPMEAAWRDARISRIYEGTNEINTLLCISMLVKRAFKGKLDLMSPAMNVANELMSIPSFDVPDYSELFAQEKEIISNLKKAFFMVAGSALQKFGAELEQHQQLIIAASRIMQEIYMVESAMLRAEKIANTKGADAAKNAEKLVQLQLFKSVEIIKSEATRGIISFTEGDEQRMMLSGLRRFTRYNEYPNIVNLKTEIADLLIKENKYTF from the coding sequence ATGTCTACAAATCCAAATAGATTAATAGGAGGTCAATACTTAATTAAAGATGCCTCTTTTAACGACATCTTCACTTACGAAGATTTATCAGAAGAACAACAAATGATTTTGCAATCAGCAAAAGAATTTATCGATAAAGAAGTAGTTCCGAATAAACACAAAATCGAGAAAAAAGATTATGCGTTAATTGAAGAATTAATGCGTAAAATTGGTGAATTAGGATTATTAGGAATTTCTGTTCCAGAAGAATATGGCGGAATGGGAATGGGATTCGTTACAACAATGTTAGTTTGCGATTACATTTCTGGAGCGACAGGGTCTTTAGCAACAGCTTTCGGTGCACATACCGGAATTGGTACAATGCCAATCACTTTATACGGAACAGAAGAGCAAAAACAAAAATATTTACCAAAATTAGCAACAGGAGAATGGTTTGCTTCATATTGTTTAACTGAGCCAGAAGCAGGTTCTGATGCAAATTCGGGAAAAACAAAAGCTGTTCTTTCTGAAGATGGAAAAGAATACATCATCACAGGTCAAAAAATGTGGATTACAAATGCTGGTTTTGCAGATTTATTCATTGTTTTTGCACGTATCGATGAGGATAAAAACATCACTGCTTTCATCGTAGAAAAAGATAAAGCGGGTGCTGGTTTTTCTTTAGGAGAAGAAGAAGATAAATTAGGAATTGTATCTTCATCAACTCGTCAAGTTTTCTTTAATGAAGTTCGTGTTCCAGTTGAAAATCTTTTAGGAGAAAGAAACGGAGGATTTAAAATCGCAATGAATGCATTGAATGTTGGTCGTATCAAATTAGGAGCGGCATGTTTAGATGCTCAACGTCGTATTTTAGATTATTCTTTACAATATGCAGCAGAACGTAAACAGTTCAATACATCAATCAATACATTTGGAGCAATCAAAGAAAAATTAGCTGATATGGCTGTTTCTGCGTTTACTTCAGAAGCGGGTGCTTATCGCGCGGCAAAAGATGTAGAAGATGCAATCGAAGATAATATTGCGAAAGGAATGCCACATAACGAAGCCGAGCTAAAAGGTATCGAAGAATATGCAATTGAAGCTTCTATTTTGAAAGTTTGGATTTCTGATGCAGCTCAAGTTTCTGCCGATCAAGGAATTCAGATTTACGGAGGAATGGGGTATTCGAAAGAAATGCCAATGGAAGCAGCTTGGAGAGATGCGCGTATCTCAAGAATTTACGAAGGAACAAACGAAATCAATACCTTATTATGTATTTCGATGTTGGTGAAACGTGCATTCAAAGGAAAATTAGATTTAATGTCTCCAGCAATGAATGTGGCGAACGAATTAATGTCTATTCCATCGTTTGATGTTCCAGATTATTCAGAATTATTTGCACAAGAAAAAGAAATTATTTCTAATCTTAAGAAAGCTTTCTTTATGGTTGCAGGTTCTGCTTTACAAAAATTTGGAGCTGAATTAGAACAACACCAACAATTGATTATTGCTGCTTCGCGTATCATGCAAGAAATTTATATGGTAGAATCTGCGATGTTACGTGCAGAAAAAATTGCAAATACAAAAGGTGCTGACGCTGCGAAAAATGCAGAAAAATTAGTTCAATTACAGTTATTCAAATCTGTTGAGATTATCAAATCAGAAGCAACTCGCGGAATTATTTCTTTCACAGAAGGAGATGAGCAACGTATGATGTTATCAGGTTTAAGAAGGTTTACGCGTTACAACGAATATCCAAACATAGTGAACTTAAAAACTGAAATCGCAGATCTTTTAATCAAAGAAAATAAATACACGTTCTAA
- a CDS encoding acetyl-CoA C-acyltransferase: MKQAYIVTGYRTAVGKAPKGTLRFTRPDEMAATVIKRLMQDYPTLDPARIDDLIVGCAMPEAEQGLNMARLISLMGLDTDKVPGVTVNRYCASGSEAIALAAAKIRTGMAECIIAGGAESMSYIPMGGYKPIPETALAKDHPDYYWGMGLTAEEVAKEFKVSREDQDLFAFNSHQKALKANAEGKFTSQIVPIGVEYNFLDDKEKVQTKKIDFKVDEGPRADTSIEGLAKLRPVFAQGGSVTAGNSSQMSDGAAFVMVMSEDMVKELGLEPVARLMAYSTVGLAPRIMGMGPMFAIPKALEQAGLKQEDIQLIELNEAFASQSVAIMRELNLNPDIVNVNGGAIALGHPLGCSGTKLTVQLLHEMEARKAKYGMVTMCVGTGQGAASIFEYLK; the protein is encoded by the coding sequence ATGAAACAAGCATATATAGTTACAGGATATAGAACAGCTGTAGGAAAAGCACCAAAAGGAACATTACGTTTTACGCGTCCAGATGAAATGGCTGCTACAGTAATTAAGCGTTTAATGCAAGATTATCCAACTTTAGATCCAGCACGTATCGATGATTTGATCGTAGGCTGTGCGATGCCCGAGGCAGAACAAGGATTGAATATGGCACGTCTTATCTCGTTAATGGGATTAGATACAGATAAAGTTCCAGGTGTTACAGTAAATCGTTATTGTGCATCAGGTTCGGAAGCAATTGCATTAGCAGCTGCTAAAATTAGAACAGGAATGGCAGAATGTATCATCGCAGGTGGTGCAGAATCGATGTCGTATATTCCGATGGGAGGTTACAAACCAATTCCAGAAACAGCTTTAGCAAAAGATCATCCAGATTATTATTGGGGAATGGGATTAACGGCTGAAGAAGTTGCGAAGGAATTTAAAGTTTCTCGCGAAGACCAAGATTTGTTTGCATTCAATTCGCATCAAAAAGCGTTAAAAGCAAATGCCGAAGGAAAATTTACTTCTCAAATCGTTCCAATAGGAGTTGAATACAACTTCTTAGATGATAAAGAAAAAGTTCAAACCAAGAAAATAGATTTCAAAGTGGACGAAGGTCCTCGCGCTGATACGTCTATTGAAGGTTTAGCAAAGTTACGCCCTGTATTTGCACAAGGAGGATCGGTTACTGCTGGTAACTCTTCGCAAATGTCAGACGGAGCTGCTTTCGTAATGGTAATGTCAGAAGATATGGTAAAAGAATTAGGTCTTGAGCCAGTTGCTCGTTTAATGGCGTATTCTACGGTTGGCTTAGCACCACGTATTATGGGAATGGGACCAATGTTCGCTATTCCGAAAGCGTTGGAACAAGCAGGTCTTAAACAAGAAGATATCCAATTAATTGAATTGAATGAAGCGTTCGCTTCGCAATCTGTTGCGATAATGCGCGAGTTGAATCTGAATCCTGATATTGTTAATGTAAATGGAGGTGCAATTGCTTTAGGGCATCCATTGGGATGTTCTGGAACAAAATTAACCGTTCAATTGTTACATGAAATGGAAGCGCGTAAAGCCAAATATGGAATGGTTACCATGTGTGTTGGAACAGGTCAAGGGGCAGCTTCAATTTTCGAATACCTAAAATAA
- a CDS encoding four helix bundle protein, whose product MNNYKDLLVWQKSIDYTIYVYSILKSFPKEEIYSLTSQIKRSLISIPSNIAEGAGRNSKKEFNQFLSIALASSFELETQLIIALKLNYIENDECLKELNHIQNMIAKLKKSLNT is encoded by the coding sequence ATGAATAACTATAAAGATTTACTTGTTTGGCAAAAATCAATTGATTATACAATTTATGTTTATTCAATTTTGAAATCTTTTCCTAAGGAAGAAATATATAGTTTGACATCACAAATAAAAAGAAGTTTAATATCAATTCCTTCGAATATAGCAGAAGGAGCTGGTAGAAATAGTAAAAAAGAATTTAATCAATTTTTATCTATTGCTTTAGCTTCGAGTTTTGAATTAGAAACTCAATTAATTATTGCATTAAAACTTAATTATATTGAAAATGATGAATGTTTGAAAGAATTGAATCATATACAAAATATGATAGCTAAGTTAAAAAAGTCACTTAATACATAA